One window of Sphingomonas sp. KC8 genomic DNA carries:
- a CDS encoding multidrug effflux MFS transporter produces the protein MSQATGDHGGAPSFRMGFREFVALVAMLMAINALGIDSMLPALPAMGAALDIVSENQRQWIIAAYVFGFGSTQLIYGPLADRYGRKPVLIISMSLFVATSLLAAFAWDFQSIIAARVLQGVCAAASRVLAISIVRDRYSGRQMARVMSLSFVVFLAVPILAPSIGQLILLVAPWPAIFLFLAAFGALLVIWASLRLPETLHPDDRRQISVAKMASAARVVLGNRYSLGYTLASTMLFGALMGFINSVQQIFADIFREPTLFPIIFASVAASMGIASYLNSRIVERLGTRLVSHSALIGFILFSTIHVAVALSGHETLLTFALLQAATMACFGLAGSNFGSMAMEPVGHFAGIASSIQGFTSTLGGAALGIIIGQSYNGTTIPIALGYMLLGMASLVIVLIVERGRLFRAHHPAPAHQPDA, from the coding sequence ATGTCCCAAGCCACCGGCGATCACGGCGGCGCGCCGTCGTTCCGCATGGGGTTCCGCGAATTCGTGGCGCTCGTGGCCATGCTTATGGCAATCAACGCGCTGGGGATCGATTCCATGCTCCCCGCCTTGCCCGCAATGGGCGCGGCGCTGGATATTGTGAGCGAAAATCAGCGCCAGTGGATTATCGCAGCTTATGTTTTCGGCTTTGGATCGACCCAGTTGATCTATGGCCCGCTGGCCGATCGTTATGGCCGCAAGCCGGTGCTGATCATCAGCATGAGCCTGTTTGTCGCAACCAGCCTGCTCGCCGCTTTTGCCTGGGATTTCCAGTCGATCATCGCCGCGCGCGTCCTGCAGGGGGTGTGCGCCGCCGCATCGCGCGTGCTGGCGATATCAATCGTCCGCGATCGTTATTCCGGACGGCAAATGGCCCGGGTGATGTCGCTGTCGTTTGTCGTATTCCTCGCGGTGCCGATTCTTGCGCCGAGTATTGGCCAGTTGATCCTGCTGGTGGCGCCATGGCCGGCGATCTTCCTGTTCCTCGCCGCATTCGGCGCGTTGCTGGTGATCTGGGCAAGCCTGCGCCTGCCTGAAACGCTGCACCCCGACGATCGGCGGCAAATATCGGTGGCGAAGATGGCTAGCGCGGCGCGTGTCGTGCTCGGCAACCGCTATTCGCTTGGCTACACGCTGGCATCGACGATGCTGTTCGGCGCCCTGATGGGGTTCATCAATTCGGTGCAGCAGATTTTCGCCGATATCTTCCGCGAACCGACCTTGTTTCCGATCATCTTCGCCAGCGTCGCCGCATCGATGGGGATCGCGTCCTACCTCAATTCACGGATCGTCGAACGGCTGGGTACACGCCTCGTATCGCACAGCGCGCTGATCGGCTTCATTCTGTTTTCCACCATCCATGTTGCGGTTGCCCTGAGCGGGCATGAAACATTGCTGACCTTTGCCTTGTTGCAGGCCGCGACGATGGCCTGTTTTGGCCTGGCCGGATCCAATTTCGGTTCGATGGCGATGGAGCCGGTGGGCCATTTCGCTGGCATCGCCTCATCCATTCAGGGCTTCACGTCCACGCTCGGCGGTGCGGCACTGGGGATCATCATCGGCCAGTCCTACAACGGCACGACAATCCCGATTGCGTTGGGCTACATGCTCCTCGGCATGGCGTCGCTGGTGATCGTGCTCATAGTGGAACGCGGCCGGCTGTTCCGCGCCCACCACCCGGCCCCCGCACATCAGCCGGATGCATGA
- a CDS encoding glycosyltransferase — protein sequence MLINRPQDMAGDKARRLVVTPSISAARADGGLFLDDKVVSGLIESCRTWPGPVRAIFREGPRSAIVFGQPYDPAMLGFELALVDAGAPIPDALLADADIILAAGDSHHDFPLQAQAQRLGIPIVYIIENLIRTRLQIIGVSGASAWQRMKSSLWAIGSEIQRRRVFRGAAALQANGTPAADVYGRAHADVLCYFDTRLSRSMMCGEQAMDKRFQRLRAGLPLRLAFSGRLEPLKGADHLIPVARELAARNVAFHLDIFGTGSLENGMRAAIEKDGLSESVTLHGSVDFETRLAPIMCDEIDLFLCCHRQSDPSCTYLETFGCGVPIVAYRNRAFDGMLALASGGWSVPADDPAAMAVRVAALNDDREQLVAAAIAARDFAGQHDVEATFAARMAHLLAVLDRTSARAG from the coding sequence ATGCTGATCAATCGTCCGCAAGACATGGCTGGGGACAAGGCGCGCCGTCTGGTCGTAACGCCCAGCATATCGGCGGCACGGGCGGATGGTGGCTTGTTTCTTGATGATAAGGTCGTTTCCGGCCTGATCGAAAGTTGCCGTACCTGGCCGGGGCCTGTCCGCGCCATATTTCGCGAAGGCCCGCGTTCGGCGATTGTGTTTGGCCAGCCTTATGATCCGGCGATGCTGGGTTTCGAACTGGCTTTGGTGGATGCGGGTGCGCCCATACCCGATGCGCTGCTGGCCGATGCCGACATCATTCTTGCGGCGGGCGACAGCCATCATGATTTTCCGCTTCAGGCGCAAGCGCAGCGGCTGGGCATCCCGATCGTCTACATCATCGAAAATCTGATCCGCACGCGGTTGCAAATCATAGGTGTGTCCGGTGCTAGTGCCTGGCAGCGAATGAAGAGCAGCCTTTGGGCGATCGGCTCCGAAATTCAGCGCCGCCGGGTGTTTCGCGGGGCGGCGGCACTTCAGGCGAATGGCACGCCGGCGGCAGACGTCTATGGCCGCGCCCATGCCGATGTGCTGTGCTATTTCGATACGCGGCTGTCGCGGTCGATGATGTGCGGCGAGCAGGCGATGGACAAGCGGTTTCAGCGTCTGCGGGCTGGTTTGCCATTGCGGCTGGCCTTTTCCGGGCGGCTGGAACCCTTGAAGGGGGCTGATCACCTCATTCCTGTCGCGCGGGAACTGGCCGCGCGAAATGTTGCGTTTCATCTTGATATCTTTGGCACCGGCAGCCTGGAAAACGGAATGCGGGCAGCGATCGAGAAGGATGGCCTTTCGGAATCCGTGACGCTTCACGGGAGTGTCGATTTCGAAACCCGGCTGGCGCCGATCATGTGCGACGAAATAGATCTTTTCCTGTGCTGCCACCGGCAGTCTGATCCATCCTGTACCTATCTCGAAACGTTCGGGTGCGGGGTACCGATCGTCGCCTATCGCAATCGCGCGTTCGATGGGATGCTGGCGCTTGCTTCCGGCGGGTGGAGCGTGCCGGCCGACGATCCGGCGGCCATGGCCGTTCGGGTCGCGGCGCTGAACGACGATCGCGAACAGCTTGTCGCCGCAGCTATCGCCGCGCGCGATTTTGCAGGCCAACATGATGTCGAAGCGACGTTCGCAGCGCGGATGGCGCATCTACTGGCTGTGCTCGATCGGACCAGCGCGCGCGCGGGCTGA
- a CDS encoding oligosaccharide flippase family protein, translated as MSDTIVQPAPSHWRRLTAKAFAPTMLVAGTVILLNLIRMISSMVLTRLLDVEIFGVVGVLTSIAIVFTMISDLGFVAYVVRSHEGVDKRFLDEIWTLRLIRSASLSAILAACAWPIAAYVGQPALAPAIAVFGICFLFDGLTSMAVATSERSGRIARISLFDVLTTITQTILTIAFAWALRSYWAMIYGMLLGNTIKVVLSYAMFPDSARRWRFSAARAAELWRFSRYITGSSILTMIITQSDKIALSRFLPLNLFGLYVIATTLAQAPTAFTSAYANRVLYPIYARIVREQAGALQSRYYAERRRISLLYALAAGGLVTMAPVVIELLYDPRYRGASLYLQILAIGSIPALNTQAANAALIAAGRMWTTLISNIVRLGWLIAAGTAGYLTFGPTGLILAVGTVEIAAQAYYWFALGQARLLALREEGLMIGTAVAGAAIGKAVAMVALNFIH; from the coding sequence GTGAGCGACACCATCGTGCAGCCTGCGCCATCCCATTGGCGCAGGCTGACGGCAAAGGCCTTTGCCCCCACCATGCTTGTGGCGGGCACCGTCATATTGCTGAACCTGATCCGCATGATCAGCAGCATGGTGCTGACCCGTCTGCTCGACGTCGAGATATTCGGCGTGGTTGGCGTCCTGACATCGATCGCCATCGTTTTCACGATGATATCGGACCTCGGCTTCGTCGCATATGTCGTACGCAGCCACGAAGGGGTCGACAAACGCTTCCTCGATGAAATCTGGACATTGCGGCTCATTCGATCGGCCAGCCTGTCCGCCATTCTGGCCGCCTGCGCATGGCCCATTGCGGCCTATGTCGGCCAACCGGCCCTTGCCCCTGCGATCGCGGTTTTCGGAATCTGCTTTCTGTTCGATGGCCTGACATCGATGGCCGTCGCGACATCGGAACGATCGGGCCGTATCGCCCGGATCAGCCTGTTCGACGTGCTGACCACGATCACCCAGACGATATTGACGATCGCCTTCGCCTGGGCGCTGCGAAGCTATTGGGCGATGATCTACGGGATGTTGCTGGGCAACACGATCAAGGTGGTGCTGAGCTACGCCATGTTCCCGGATTCGGCGCGCCGCTGGCGGTTCAGTGCCGCGCGGGCAGCCGAACTCTGGCGCTTTTCACGCTACATCACCGGTTCCAGCATCCTGACGATGATCATCACGCAGAGTGACAAGATCGCCTTGTCCCGGTTTCTGCCGCTCAATCTGTTCGGGCTTTACGTGATTGCGACAACGCTGGCCCAGGCGCCGACCGCCTTCACCAGCGCCTATGCCAATCGCGTCCTCTATCCGATCTATGCCCGCATCGTCCGCGAACAGGCCGGTGCCTTGCAATCCCGATATTATGCCGAACGCCGGCGGATCAGCCTGCTGTACGCGCTCGCCGCCGGCGGGCTTGTGACCATGGCACCGGTGGTGATCGAACTCCTGTATGATCCGCGATACCGGGGGGCGTCGCTCTATCTGCAGATTCTGGCGATCGGCAGCATTCCGGCGTTGAACACGCAGGCGGCCAATGCCGCGCTGATCGCCGCCGGCCGGATGTGGACGACGCTGATCAGCAACATCGTGCGGCTTGGCTGGCTGATCGCCGCGGGAACGGCGGGCTATCTGACGTTCGGTCCCACGGGGCTGATCCTTGCCGTTGGCACCGTCGAAATCGCCGCGCAGGCCTATTACTGGTTTGCGCTCGGCCAGGCGCGATTGCTTGCCCTGCGCGAAGAAGGGTTGATGATCGGAACCGCCGTGGCGGGCGCGGCCATCGGCAAGGCCGTGGCAATGGTGGCGCTGAATTTCATCCATTGA